One genomic region from Anabaena sp. PCC 7108 encodes:
- a CDS encoding polysaccharide pyruvyl transferase family protein: MKLYYWKYPKGKQNFGDALNPWLWEQLLPGILDEDPSSAFVGIGTLINDALPRRTPNAKHRVIFSTGAGYEKGMPVLDDSYHIYCLRGPISAQSLGVSSDLAITDGALLIRKLINQSSVTKKYKFSYMPHYDLAGDAWQRVCDQLGFGYISPSWEIEDILTKIRQTEVLICEAMHGAIVADALRTPWIPVKTNSSILPVKWQDWCASMQLEYQPHSLRRLHQPRSLTNSNDNTSNQWDNLLTPARQIRQWLRQQTTAQELSKLVKTAKPILSSDARIEEMLTRLESRLEQYKLDFAEGKFKV; the protein is encoded by the coding sequence ATGAAACTTTACTATTGGAAATATCCGAAGGGCAAGCAAAATTTTGGAGATGCGCTTAATCCTTGGTTGTGGGAGCAGCTGCTTCCAGGGATTTTGGATGAAGATCCAAGTTCTGCTTTTGTTGGTATTGGTACTCTAATTAACGATGCACTCCCAAGACGTACCCCTAATGCAAAACATCGAGTGATATTTAGTACTGGTGCAGGTTATGAAAAAGGTATGCCAGTTCTGGATGATTCCTACCACATCTACTGCTTACGAGGACCAATCTCCGCACAAAGTCTTGGTGTCAGCAGCGATTTAGCAATTACCGATGGCGCACTTCTAATACGTAAGTTAATTAATCAAAGTTCAGTTACTAAAAAATATAAGTTCTCCTATATGCCTCACTATGATTTGGCCGGAGATGCCTGGCAAAGGGTCTGTGATCAACTGGGGTTTGGCTATATCAGTCCGTCCTGGGAAATAGAAGATATTTTGACAAAAATTCGGCAAACAGAAGTACTTATTTGTGAAGCAATGCATGGTGCAATCGTTGCAGATGCCCTCAGAACACCGTGGATTCCCGTAAAGACTAATTCTTCGATTCTACCTGTCAAATGGCAAGATTGGTGTGCTTCTATGCAGCTTGAGTATCAGCCTCATTCACTGAGACGCTTGCATCAACCTCGTTCTTTAACAAATAGTAATGACAATACTTCTAATCAGTGGGATAATCTCTTGACTCCAGCGCGGCAAATACGGCAGTGGTTACGACAACAAACCACTGCACAGGAACTATCTAAGTTGGTAAAAACAGCAAAGCCCATTCTGAGCAGCGATGCTCGGATTGAGGAAATGTTGACCCGATTAGAAAGCCGTTTGGAGCAGTATAAACTTGATTTTGCTGAAGGTAAGTTCAAGGTTTAG